From the Ignavibacteriales bacterium genome, the window AATTAACTGTCTGGAATCCATTTTTATGGAGGATCAGCCTGACCGTGAAGTGACAATTGTTGATAACGCTTCCTCCGATAATACAAGGAAGATCCTTGATGGATATAAGGATAAAGTGAGAGTTATTTTAAATGAGACTAATACCGGCTACACAAGAGCATGCAACCAGGGGATCGAAGCTTCAACCGGTGAGTTTGTTCTTTTGTTAAATCCGGATACGCGTATTATTGGAAATGCTCTTGAGGAGTTAGTTTCGTTCTTAAGCCGCCATAAAACTGCCGGAGCGTCTGCTCCCCAGCTTTTAAATGAAGATATGAGCATCCAGCATTCATGTAGGACACTTCCTACTTATTGGGATATGTTTTGTGAGATGTCGCTGTTATCCGCTATCTTTTCTAGGAGTCCGGTTTTCTCGCGATGGAAGATGGGCTACTTCGACCATGACTCTATGCGGGAGGTCGAACAGCCTATGGCGGCGGCATTGCTTATTAGAAAAAGTACGCTCGATAATATCCGCAATATGGATGAAAGGTATCTAATGTTTTTCAATGACGTGGATCTTTGTAAAAAAATAATTGACGGCGGAGAGAAAATAATGTTCTACCCGGGATCTCGTATCATTCACGCAAAAGGAAAAAGTGTTTACAAAGATCACAAAAGAATGATCGGTATATGGAATGATGACTGCCTGAAATATTTTAAAAAACATCATAATAATTTTATACTGTATCCGCTATTAGCTCTGGGGATACGTTTCACCGGATTTTTTAGAATGTTATTTGCAAAATCAAAATAATATAAATGAAAACCGCTGTTGCGCAAATTTCTTCTTACCTTGGTAATCTTGAAAAGAATGTTGATAAACATCTTGAATACTGTGACCGGGCAATTAAAGAGAAAGCCGACATAATTGTCTTTCCCGAACTATCGCTGACGGGTTACACGCTCAAAGATATAAATTATGAAATTTGTGTTAATCCTTACACTTCTGCTAAACTTGATAAACTTCGTGAAGTAAGCAAAAAGATTTCCATTATCTGCGGGCTGGTTGAGGAAGGAGAAAATTCTGCGGTATACAACTCGGCGGCATATATAGAGGATGGTGAAGTGAAATTCACTCATAGAAAAGTTTATTTGCCTACATACGGTATTTTTGAGGAACTTCGTTACTTCACGCCGGGGCAGACCTGCAAAACCTATGACACCAAGCATGGGAAAATTGGCATACTTGTTTGTGAAGACCTGTGGCATCTTTCACTCCCGCTCACGCAGTCTCTTGATGGCGCGCAGGTTATTTTTGGAATAGCCGCTTCACCGACAAAGGTTGGTGCGGATATGACCGACCTTCTTACCGATACTACTTCGCTTGAGATAGGAATACTGGAACATGTATATAAAACCTGCGGAGTGAAATACAATTCCTTTAAGGAGTTCATGGAGAGCATCACTGCGGATTCTGATGAGATTGTAAAGATAAAGAACTATTACGTAAACTCTGATCATCACAAAACGTATGCGCGGCTACTTTCATTGTTCATCGTATTCTGTAACAGGGTAGGATATGAGGACGGAGTTAATTTTTGGGGAGGAAGTGAGGTCGTAAATCCGTTCGGGAAAGTGCAAACACTAGCTAAATTCATAGACGAAGACCTAATTTTCTCTGAGATTGACCTTTCCGAGATTACCCGGGCACGTAGACTTGCAGGGCATTTTTTCGATGAAAACATAAACTTAACCATCCAAAATCTTGTTAAAGTTAGGGATAAGGAGTAATAAATATACGATTTTGTGGATTTAATTAAAAATTTATAATGATTATCTTTGATGTTGAGCATAAAATGACAGCGCGAGAATAAATAATGGTATCAGATTTATCAAATAGGGAAAAGGAAGTTTTACTTTACATAGTGGAGAGTTTTATAAAATCCGCGCTCCCCATTGGCTCACGAAGCATTTCTAAGGGAACGGACCTTAATCTTTCTTCCGCTACTATCAGGAATGTAATGAGTGACCTTGAGGAGATGGACCTTCTTAAAACTCCTCATACCTCCGCCGGCAGGATACCAACGGATAAAGCATATAGGTATTACGTGGATACGTTGATGAATGATCAGCGACTGACTGAGAAGGAAAGGAAGTTGATAGAGTCCCAGATTTTTGAACAGAAGCATTTGCTCCTAGAAAACGAGGACATATACATTGAGACTTCCCGCATCCTGGGAAAGATATCTCACCAGCTTGCAATAATAACTAAACCTCTTCTCGATAACGCTGTATTTGAACGTCTCGACATTGTCGAATTATCGTCCACAAAAATTCTTGTTGTTATAAATATCCGTTCCGGGTATGCAAAGACTGTTCTTATAGAACTGCAGACTGAGGTTAAAAAAGAAAAGCTTGAGGCTGTAGCGCGGTTCCTTAATGAGAGACTTCAGGGATTGACACTCAAAGATATTCGCGAGACCTTCAACGAGAGGGTTGAGGATTACCGCTATTATGAACCCGAACTTTTCAAAGTACTGGTAAACTCAAAAGATGAAATATACGGAAGCGGTGAAACCGGTACCGTCTATATCAGTGGTACAGGCGAAGTCATAAACCAGCCGGAGTTTGAAGACCCGCGGAGTTTCAAAAACATTGTTACCCTTGCCGAGGATAAGGAGCTTGTAGTGGAGATATTTCGTGACAGCTCGGAGAGAAATGACGGGATTATAATTTCCATTGGGGAAGAAAATCCGGGTACGAAATTGCAGGATTACAGTATTATCCGGACAACATATAATATAAACGATATGAAGGGAAATATTGGCATAATCGGACCAAAGAGGATGAACTATGCCAAAATGGTTTCCTTACTTAATTATACATCCGATCTAATTAGCAGAATAAAATTTTAAAAAGTGAGGTGCAATAAATGATTAAAAAAGAACACGACGAAGAACAAATGACCCCGACAGGGGATGAGACAAAAGATGAGCTGGGCTTTGAGCATACGAATGACGAGATAAGCGATGCTGAAATGAATGGGGGAGATTCCGTTGAAGCGTTAAAAAAAGAGGTGCAAAAACTTAAAGAAAGCCTCTTACGAAATGCCGCGGACTATGAGAATTTCAAAAAGCGTAAAGAATCTGAAGTTTGGAAGATCCGTGAATACGCCTCGGAAAAGATAATTAAAGAACTCTTTCCAATTTACGAAGACCTTTCACGCTCGATAGAATCTGTTAACAAGGGCGAAACCAACGATGTTGAAACTCTTAAAAAGGGTCTGCAGGCTATATTCGAGAAATTCAAAAATGTACTTACTGCTGAGGGAGTTGAAGAGATTGATTCGCTTGGAAAAGAGTTTGATGTGAACTTGAGTGATGCGATAGCTCAAATACCGCGCGACGATGTCCCGCCGAATACAGTGGTTGAAGTGATTGAAAAGGGCTTTAAAATGAAAGATAAGATTGTAAAACACGATAAAGTGCTGGTTTCGAAGAAGCCGGATTAAAATTTTAATTGAGAAGATAAAAACTTAATGACAAATAGAGATTATTACGAAATACTGGGAGTAGAAAAACAGGCATCGGTTGAAGAGATCAAAACTTCATATAGAAAGCTTGCTATGAAATATCACCCGGATAGAAATCCCGGAGATTCCGAAGCAGAAGTGAAATTCAAGGAAGCCGCGGAGGCCTACCAGATACTTTCTAATCCGGAGAAAAGACAGAGATATGACAGGTTCGGGCATCAGGGAGTGAATGGTAACGGAGGCTTTAACGACATCAACGATATATTTTCACACTTTGGGGATATATTCGGTGGAGGAAGTATCTTCGATGAATTTTTTGGCGGATCATCCCGCAGACAGCGCCGTGAACCTGGCATCAGAGGGAGCGATTTAAAGATCACTGTTAAACTCACACTCGAAGAAATTGCGAACGGTGTAGAGAAGAAATTAAAAATTAAGAAGCTCAAAACCTGTGAGACATGTCATGGAAGCGGTGCTAAGAATGGAAGCTACCAGACATGTACTAATTGCAACGGCACCGGTGAGGTAAGGCACGTTACCCGGTCTATCCTCGGACAGTTCGTCAATATCTCCGCATGTAACGTATGTAACGGCGAGGGCAGGATCATAAAGGAGAAATGTCAGGAATGTCATGGAGAGGGAAGAGTTAAATCCGAATCGACTATTAAAGTAAAGATACCTCCGGGAGTATCGGAAGGAAACTATATCCCGCTTAGAGAGCAGGGCAATGCAGGGGCGAGAGGTGGAAGGTCCGGTGACTTGCTCGTGTTTATCGAGGAGCAGGAGCATCAGTATTTTCACAGAAACGGCGACGATGTTATTTACGAGCTAAATATAAGTATCGCTGACGCAGTTCTTGGAACTACTGTGATGGTTCCTACACTTTCTGATGAACATAAGCTTAAGGTCGAGCCGGGTACTCAGCCCGGCACAGTAATTAAATTAAAAGAAAAAGGTATAAGACACCTAAATGAGTTTGGTAAGGGTGATCAACTTATATATGTTAATGTCTTCATCCCATCTAAGGTCACATCAAAAGAGAAACAATTATTGAAAGAGCTTTCGGACTCGGAAAATTTTAGTCCCGAAAGATCAAAAAAGAAAAATAAGGGTTTCATCAAATCCATATTTGGATAACTTTAGTTACCATCTTTTATATCAAAGCGGATCGGAATTTACCATCCGCTTTTTTATTTATGTTAAAGAATCGTAATTTGCTTTAAGATTTTTTAACAATTGCGTCATGGATACACCTTAAATTCATATAAAAATATACACTTCCCATTTTATAATTACGTAATATTCCGGTAACATAAGTTACACTCATTTAATTTTTTGTTAATCATGCCTAATTATTTTAAGGTTTACTATACAAAGCAAAAAAATGAAAATGAGCTCATTTACAAAGGTTTTGTTCTTATTAATTGCCGCACTCCTGACCAACAGTGTGGCTTTTTCACAAGGAATTACCGGTAAGGTGACCGATGCATACTTCTCCGATCCGTTGCCGGGCGCGATCGTGCGTATTCCGGAAGTAAATGCCGGCGTAGAAACTGATCTTGACGGTAATTATGAAATAACCGGTATTAAAGCGGGTACTTATACTGTCGAGGTATCTTATGTGGGATATACAACTGTGAAATTTACTGATGTAGTTGTAAAAAGTGATGGATTGACAAGGCTTGACGTTCCTCTTAGTTCGGACGACGGGATAACTACCGATGAGATTACGATCGAAGCTTCGACATCTACCGCTAATGAACAGGCGATGTTGTTAGAACAGAAAAATGCTGATCAATTGCAGGATGGTATCAGCAGTCAGCAGATCAAAAGGGCTCCTGATAGCCAGGCATCTGATGTTCTTAAAAGGGTTATCGGTGTAAATATTGTTGATAATAAATTTGTTTATGTTAGAGGAACTTCTGAGAGGTATAGTAATACCACACTTAACGGTGTCGAACTTCCTAGTACTGAAACAGATAAGAAATCATTCACATTCGATCTCTTCCCTTCCAATTTGCTTGATAATATAATCATTGCAAAATCTTATACAGTTGATAAACCTGCTAATTTCAGCGGCGGTTTGGTTCAGCTTAATACAATTGAATTTCCCGAATCGTTCACATTGAAAATGTCGACATCCGGGGCGTACAACTCAAATACTACAGGGGATGATTTTAGTAGCTATGATGCCGGTGAAAAGAAATTTCTATTTTTTAACTTGGGTATAGACAATGGTGATAGAACTCTGCCTTCTTCGGTTCCGTCATTCCGTGTAGACAGATTAACCTTAAATAAGCAGCAGATAAAATCCATTGGGCAGTCATTTAGAAATGATTGGGGACAGAATGAAAGCTCAGCTCCGCCAAATACCGGGCTTCAGATCTCTATGGGTAATAAAATGGATGTCCTTGGAAATCCGTTCGGGTATTTTGGTGCATATACTTATGGAAGCGGATTCCAGAATATGGATATACAGAGATGGGAGTATCAGCAAAGCGGTGACTTGGAGCAACAATACAGTGGTCTAAATTCACAATACTCCGTTAGATGGGGTGCTATTGCGAATATGAGTTATAAAATTGGTATTAACAGTAAGGTTAGTTTTAAGAACTCATATGTTCTTAATTCAAAGGATGAGACACAGTTCCTGTCCGGATTTAATGTACCGCAGGATTATGATAGACATTTATACCTTACCAAGTTCTCTGAAAAAACAGTCTTCTCGACGCTTGTCGAAGGATCGCATTATATCGATGCTTTGAATAAGATGAACTTTACATGGAGAGGATCCTATTCTGAATCTACTTCTAACGAGCCGGATCGCAAGACTATGCAATACCAAAGACAAAGAGGCACAGATGATCCATTTAATGCGGGTATTGCAGTAACAAATAACCCGAATACAAACAGCGGTGGCAGGTTTTTCTCGGAATTACATGATTTCAATAGGAGCTTTGAAGCTAACATTGAAATGCCTTTTCATGTCATTAAGAGTATTGATTCAAAGACCAAGCTAGGTGTTTATGCTAACGGAAAGCAGAGAAGTTTCGATGCAAGACTCTTTGCTCCGTATTTTACTTCGGCAACGAATATTTTCGAAAGAAATAGGATAAACTATTTACCGATTGACTCGATTTTCGTGCCTGAAAACTTTGATACAACGAAGCTCTATATAGGTGAGTTTACACGTCCGTCCGATAATTACCAGGCTGAGGAAAATAATTATGCCGGTTATCTGATGTTTGATGTCCCTATTGAAAAGTTCAGAGTCGTTATCGGTGCAAGACTTGAATCGAATGAGCAGATCCTTACCACTTTTCAGGATGATGGAACACCTCTTAATGTTAATCTTAAAAATAATGATATCCTTCCTTCGGTTAATATGATTTTTGCTCTTAATGATAAAACAAATATAAGAGGTTCTTACTTCCAGTCGATTTCGAGACCCGAACTCAGGGAACTTGCTCCTTTTGGGTATATTGACTTTAATACTAATATTTATGTCTTTGGTAACCCAAATTTGAGGCGTACACTTATTAGAAATTATGATCTTAGATACGAGGTCTTCCCGGAAGCCGGAGAAATAATGTCCGTAAGCCTTTTCTATAAGCATATTGACGCACCGATAGAAAAGATTTTTGATCAATCTTCAGGTAGTGACTCTAAATCCGCAACATTTGACAATGCCGAAAGCGGAGCAAATAATTATGGTATCGAATTTGAAATAAGGAAAAATTTAGCCTTTATAAGCAAGACCTTGAGCCTGTTTACTTTCAATGGCAATTTCACTTTAGTGAATTCAAAAGTTGATATTTCAGGTTTAGGCGGTTCGGAAAATAGGACCGAGAGAAGACTCCAGGGACAATCACCATATACAATAAACGTCGGGCTTTACTATGATAATCCAAATACAGGTACAAGCGCTAATCTTCTCTATAACAGAGCCGGTAAAAGGATTTCCGAAGTTGGTATTAATGACCTGGGTGACGTTGAAGAAAACGGAAGGAATCTTATAGATCTTTCAATCTCTCAGAAATTCTTAACCAGGTTTAGTGGTAAATTCACGATCGGAAATCTGCTTGGCGAAGATGAAGTTTACACTCAGGATGTTCTTGGTACTGAGCAAACAGTAAGGATTTTCAAGAGAGGTACTAATGTTTCCTTGACGTTGGGCTATGATTTTTAGTACTTATTTTATTAGTATTTGACTGTTTACAATTCCTTAAAACACACGAAACATTATAGTAAAGTCATAATCTTAACTTTGAACAAGTTTAACAAAAACAAAAGGAGAGTTTCCTTAATGAAAAAGTTTTTCATCTTATTAGCCGTTTTTTCCATGATGGTATTATCTAATGTATCGTTTGGTCAGTGGAGTGATACTTTGCAGGGTAATATCACAGGTACGGTTACGCTCAGCGAGCACAGATCTTATCTGATGCTTGGTGAAATTGTAGTTCAAAGCGGTGGTACGCTTGTTATTCCTGCCGGTACATACCTTTATGGTGATGCACCAACAAAAGCTTCTATCATTGTTTTGAGAGGCGGAAAGATCTATGCAAAAGGAACTGCAAGTGACCCGATAGTATTTACTTCGAGGAACCCTGTTGGATCAAGAGCTGCAGGTGATTGGGGCGGTATTGTTATCCTAGGTAATGCTACAATAAATACTAACTCAGGTGTTGATACAGCTGCTATCGAAGGATTTTCAACTAACTATTACTATGGCGGAAATAACGACGATGACAGCTCAGGTTGCCTCAGCTATTGCCGTATCGAGTTTGCGGGTATTGCTCTTGCACCAAACAATGAAATTAACTCACTTACAATGGGTGGTGTCGGAAGAAAAACACAGATTGATCATATTATGGTGAGCTTTGCGGGTGATGATGCTGTTGAGTGTTTCGGTGGTACTGTAAACGTTAAATACTTCGTCGCTGCGTTCGGTGTTGACGATATGTTCGATACTGATAATGGGTATAGGGGAAGATTCCAGTTTGGTCTTGGTATAAGTGACCCCAATATTGCTGATGTCAGTGGTTCTAATGGATTTGAATCCGATAACAATAGTGCTCCAAACTACAATAATCCTAGAACATGGCCCTTCTACTCAAATATGACTCTTGTTGGTCCAAAGGAATATGATACCACTACTGTTGATCCTAACTTTAAAAGAGGCGCTCATATCAGAAGGAATGTTAAGACAAGCCTCTGGAATACAGTTTGGATGGGATGGCCGACAGGTACTTTATTTGATGGTACTGGTGTTTTCAATGCTTGTACAGGTGATACACTTAAATATAAAAGCAATATAATTGCAGGATGTCTCAAAAATATTGATACTGCTGGTACTTCGACCACTCCTTTCAACGCAAACGCATTTGTATTTGGAGCCGGTCAAATGACTGATACTTTTGCTACTACTCAGGAAGTTATGTTAAACAGCCCATACAGTGGTCTTAATAACCATAATTATAGTATTAACGACTTTATGCCTCAGGGAGGTTCTCCTGTATTCAGTAACTTCATTGATGCTAATACTATTGATCCATTCTTCACTTCAACTAATTACAGAGGCGCATTTGGTTCAGGTTCTAACTGGTTAGACGGCGGTTGGATAAACTTCCGTCCTGATACTGTTGACTACAGTGTAGGAATTAATCAGATCTCTTCAAACGTTCCTGAGAGATACACTCTTAGCCAAAACTATCCAAATCCTTTCAACCCGTCTACTGTTATCAACTTCTCACTGCCGGTTAAAGGATTCGTAACTCTAAAGGTTTATGATGTACTTGGACAGGAAGTTGCTACACTGGTAAATAATGTTTTAACTGTTGGTGAATATGCATACGAATTCGACGCTTCAAGATTATCTTCCGGTATCTACTTCTACACCTTAAAAGGTGAGAATTTTGTAGAGACCAAAAAAATGATGTTGGTTAAGTAACCTTTCGTAAATAGCTGCTCTACAAAGCCCTGTTCAGAAATGAACGGGGCTTTTTTTATTTTCCCTTAATACAAAAACACCCCTCTTTATTACTCAATGTTAATTCAATATCACAATTGTTTT encodes:
- a CDS encoding glycosyltransferase family 2 protein is translated as MSKALSIVIVTWNSGDEIINCLESIFMEDQPDREVTIVDNASSDNTRKILDGYKDKVRVILNETNTGYTRACNQGIEASTGEFVLLLNPDTRIIGNALEELVSFLSRHKTAGASAPQLLNEDMSIQHSCRTLPTYWDMFCEMSLLSAIFSRSPVFSRWKMGYFDHDSMREVEQPMAAALLIRKSTLDNIRNMDERYLMFFNDVDLCKKIIDGGEKIMFYPGSRIIHAKGKSVYKDHKRMIGIWNDDCLKYFKKHHNNFILYPLLALGIRFTGFFRMLFAKSK
- the dnaJ gene encoding molecular chaperone DnaJ yields the protein MTNRDYYEILGVEKQASVEEIKTSYRKLAMKYHPDRNPGDSEAEVKFKEAAEAYQILSNPEKRQRYDRFGHQGVNGNGGFNDINDIFSHFGDIFGGGSIFDEFFGGSSRRQRREPGIRGSDLKITVKLTLEEIANGVEKKLKIKKLKTCETCHGSGAKNGSYQTCTNCNGTGEVRHVTRSILGQFVNISACNVCNGEGRIIKEKCQECHGEGRVKSESTIKVKIPPGVSEGNYIPLREQGNAGARGGRSGDLLVFIEEQEHQYFHRNGDDVIYELNISIADAVLGTTVMVPTLSDEHKLKVEPGTQPGTVIKLKEKGIRHLNEFGKGDQLIYVNVFIPSKVTSKEKQLLKELSDSENFSPERSKKKNKGFIKSIFG
- the hrcA gene encoding heat-inducible transcription repressor HrcA, whose translation is MVSDLSNREKEVLLYIVESFIKSALPIGSRSISKGTDLNLSSATIRNVMSDLEEMDLLKTPHTSAGRIPTDKAYRYYVDTLMNDQRLTEKERKLIESQIFEQKHLLLENEDIYIETSRILGKISHQLAIITKPLLDNAVFERLDIVELSSTKILVVINIRSGYAKTVLIELQTEVKKEKLEAVARFLNERLQGLTLKDIRETFNERVEDYRYYEPELFKVLVNSKDEIYGSGETGTVYISGTGEVINQPEFEDPRSFKNIVTLAEDKELVVEIFRDSSERNDGIIISIGEENPGTKLQDYSIIRTTYNINDMKGNIGIIGPKRMNYAKMVSLLNYTSDLISRIKF
- a CDS encoding T9SS type A sorting domain-containing protein, with the translated sequence MKKFFILLAVFSMMVLSNVSFGQWSDTLQGNITGTVTLSEHRSYLMLGEIVVQSGGTLVIPAGTYLYGDAPTKASIIVLRGGKIYAKGTASDPIVFTSRNPVGSRAAGDWGGIVILGNATINTNSGVDTAAIEGFSTNYYYGGNNDDDSSGCLSYCRIEFAGIALAPNNEINSLTMGGVGRKTQIDHIMVSFAGDDAVECFGGTVNVKYFVAAFGVDDMFDTDNGYRGRFQFGLGISDPNIADVSGSNGFESDNNSAPNYNNPRTWPFYSNMTLVGPKEYDTTTVDPNFKRGAHIRRNVKTSLWNTVWMGWPTGTLFDGTGVFNACTGDTLKYKSNIIAGCLKNIDTAGTSTTPFNANAFVFGAGQMTDTFATTQEVMLNSPYSGLNNHNYSINDFMPQGGSPVFSNFIDANTIDPFFTSTNYRGAFGSGSNWLDGGWINFRPDTVDYSVGINQISSNVPERYTLSQNYPNPFNPSTVINFSLPVKGFVTLKVYDVLGQEVATLVNNVLTVGEYAYEFDASRLSSGIYFYTLKGENFVETKKMMLVK
- a CDS encoding TonB-dependent receptor, coding for MSSFTKVLFLLIAALLTNSVAFSQGITGKVTDAYFSDPLPGAIVRIPEVNAGVETDLDGNYEITGIKAGTYTVEVSYVGYTTVKFTDVVVKSDGLTRLDVPLSSDDGITTDEITIEASTSTANEQAMLLEQKNADQLQDGISSQQIKRAPDSQASDVLKRVIGVNIVDNKFVYVRGTSERYSNTTLNGVELPSTETDKKSFTFDLFPSNLLDNIIIAKSYTVDKPANFSGGLVQLNTIEFPESFTLKMSTSGAYNSNTTGDDFSSYDAGEKKFLFFNLGIDNGDRTLPSSVPSFRVDRLTLNKQQIKSIGQSFRNDWGQNESSAPPNTGLQISMGNKMDVLGNPFGYFGAYTYGSGFQNMDIQRWEYQQSGDLEQQYSGLNSQYSVRWGAIANMSYKIGINSKVSFKNSYVLNSKDETQFLSGFNVPQDYDRHLYLTKFSEKTVFSTLVEGSHYIDALNKMNFTWRGSYSESTSNEPDRKTMQYQRQRGTDDPFNAGIAVTNNPNTNSGGRFFSELHDFNRSFEANIEMPFHVIKSIDSKTKLGVYANGKQRSFDARLFAPYFTSATNIFERNRINYLPIDSIFVPENFDTTKLYIGEFTRPSDNYQAEENNYAGYLMFDVPIEKFRVVIGARLESNEQILTTFQDDGTPLNVNLKNNDILPSVNMIFALNDKTNIRGSYFQSISRPELRELAPFGYIDFNTNIYVFGNPNLRRTLIRNYDLRYEVFPEAGEIMSVSLFYKHIDAPIEKIFDQSSGSDSKSATFDNAESGANNYGIEFEIRKNLAFISKTLSLFTFNGNFTLVNSKVDISGLGGSENRTERRLQGQSPYTINVGLYYDNPNTGTSANLLYNRAGKRISEVGINDLGDVEENGRNLIDLSISQKFLTRFSGKFTIGNLLGEDEVYTQDVLGTEQTVRIFKRGTNVSLTLGYDF
- a CDS encoding nucleotide exchange factor GrpE, with the translated sequence MIKKEHDEEQMTPTGDETKDELGFEHTNDEISDAEMNGGDSVEALKKEVQKLKESLLRNAADYENFKKRKESEVWKIREYASEKIIKELFPIYEDLSRSIESVNKGETNDVETLKKGLQAIFEKFKNVLTAEGVEEIDSLGKEFDVNLSDAIAQIPRDDVPPNTVVEVIEKGFKMKDKIVKHDKVLVSKKPD